A window of the Burkholderia sp. 9120 genome harbors these coding sequences:
- the cyoD gene encoding cytochrome o ubiquinol oxidase subunit IV has translation MDHSHNAHSGEGHGSLGSYTIGFILSVVLTVAAFGLVMTGTLSGENALLAIAGLAFVQIVVHLVFFLHLNSSSAQRWNVMAFAFTVLTAVIVIGGTLWVMHNVSMHMMSR, from the coding sequence ATGGACCATAGCCATAACGCACACTCGGGTGAAGGTCACGGCAGCCTCGGCAGCTATACGATCGGTTTCATTCTCTCCGTTGTTCTGACCGTCGCGGCTTTCGGGCTCGTGATGACGGGCACGCTGTCCGGTGAGAATGCACTGCTCGCGATCGCGGGTCTCGCGTTCGTGCAGATCGTCGTTCACCTGGTGTTCTTCCTGCATTTGAATTCGTCGTCGGCGCAGCGTTGGAACGTGATGGCGTTCGCCTTCACGGTGCTGACCGCGGTGATCGTGATCGGCGGCACGTTGTGGGTCATGCATAACGTCAGCATGCACATGATGTCCCGCTAA
- a CDS encoding NADH-quinone oxidoreductase subunit M, which yields MPLPLLSLLIWIPIVAGLVVLRAGSDAARSRTRWIALIGAVAGFLPVIPLVANFRNDVTSMQFVENLQWSPTFDIAWHVGVDGISLWLVALTALTTIIIVVASWESITERTAQYFGAFLMLSGFMQGVFTSMDGMLFFISFEATLIPLYLLIGTWGQANRRYAAIKFFFVSFLGSLLMLMSMLYLYSQTHSFDLAMWRETHLGTWPQVLIFLGFLAAFGVKVPMWPLHTWLPDVHLDGPTGAAVMIGMLKLGGYGLLRFALPIAPQASHFFAPMMITLSLIAVIYSSLLALVQTDMRRLLAYSTISHMGLVTLGLFVFNRIGQAGAIVQMLSYGVVSGAMLLCTGMLYDRTKTASIAEYGGVANTMPRFAAFVMLFSMANIGLPGTSGFVGEFMVLMGAIRFNFWIGAMAASTLVLSAAYTLWMYKRVIFGAIANARVAKLKDLGNREFMLLGAMALLVLVIGLNPKPFTDAIDPSVGTLLAQSERSVHPSDSAPDGGEHLQAAAPAPVAATTRTPG from the coding sequence ATGCCATTGCCTCTTCTTAGCCTACTCATCTGGATCCCTATTGTCGCTGGCCTGGTGGTCTTGCGCGCGGGATCCGACGCGGCACGTAGCCGCACCCGCTGGATCGCGCTGATTGGCGCGGTGGCGGGTTTTCTGCCGGTGATTCCGCTGGTCGCGAATTTCCGCAATGACGTGACGTCGATGCAGTTCGTCGAGAACCTTCAGTGGTCGCCGACCTTTGACATCGCATGGCATGTAGGTGTGGACGGCATTTCGCTGTGGCTCGTCGCGCTGACGGCACTGACCACCATCATCATCGTGGTCGCCTCGTGGGAGTCGATCACCGAGCGCACCGCGCAGTACTTCGGCGCGTTCCTGATGCTGTCGGGTTTCATGCAGGGCGTGTTCACGTCGATGGACGGCATGCTGTTCTTCATCTCGTTCGAAGCCACGCTGATTCCGCTGTACCTGCTGATCGGCACGTGGGGCCAGGCGAACCGCCGCTACGCCGCGATCAAGTTCTTCTTCGTGTCGTTCCTCGGCTCGCTGCTGATGCTGATGTCGATGCTCTATCTATATAGCCAGACGCACAGCTTCGACCTCGCCATGTGGCGCGAGACGCATCTCGGCACGTGGCCGCAGGTGCTGATTTTCCTCGGCTTCCTCGCGGCGTTCGGCGTGAAAGTGCCGATGTGGCCGCTGCATACGTGGCTGCCGGACGTTCACCTGGACGGCCCGACCGGCGCCGCCGTGATGATTGGCATGCTGAAGCTGGGCGGCTACGGTCTGCTGCGTTTCGCGCTGCCGATCGCACCGCAGGCCAGCCACTTCTTCGCGCCGATGATGATCACGCTCTCGCTGATCGCGGTGATCTATTCGAGCCTGCTGGCGCTCGTGCAAACCGACATGCGCCGCCTGCTCGCGTATTCGACGATCTCGCACATGGGTCTCGTGACGCTCGGCCTGTTCGTCTTCAACCGCATCGGCCAGGCCGGCGCGATCGTGCAGATGCTCTCGTACGGCGTGGTGTCCGGCGCGATGCTGCTGTGCACGGGCATGCTCTACGACCGCACCAAGACCGCCTCGATCGCCGAATACGGCGGTGTCGCGAACACCATGCCGCGCTTCGCCGCATTCGTGATGCTGTTCTCGATGGCCAACATCGGCTTGCCGGGCACGTCGGGTTTCGTCGGCGAGTTCATGGTGCTGATGGGCGCGATCCGCTTCAACTTCTGGATCGGCGCGATGGCCGCTTCCACGCTGGTCCTGAGCGCGGCGTACACGCTGTGGATGTACAAGCGCGTGATCTTCGGCGCGATCGCGAATGCGCGCGTCGCCAAACTCAAGGATCTCGGCAACCGCGAATTCATGTTGCTCGGCGCGATGGCGCTGCTGGTGCTGGTGATCGGCCTCAATCCGAAGCCGTTCACCGACGCGATCGATCCGTCGGTCGGCACGCTGCTGGCTCAATCGGAACGTTCGGTGCATCCGTCGGACTCCGCGCCTGATGGTGGCGAGCATCTGCAGGCAGCGGCGCCCGCGCCGGTTGCCGCAACGACCCGCACGCCGGGTTGA
- a CDS encoding carotenoid 1,2-hydratase, translating to MCGLLCVVALTASNAFAAAPEFAAVTPDHAIALPQDSGAHPAFRTEWWYATGWLTTPDHQPIGFQITFFRSATGHDSADPSAFAPSQLIIAHAALSDPALGHLAHDQRIAREGFGLAYAKPVNTDVKLDTWKIVRADDGHYNVTVDANGFSLHLMLTPSQAPLIQGERGYSRKGPRPEQASYYYSEPQLRVSGSVVRPVGAGASSRGDTAVTGMAWLDHEWSSTLLDANAVGWDWLGANLADGSALMAFKVRSRDGHAMWAHAALRKPDGQVTQFSRDEVDFTPVRTWRSPRTNTSYPVSMSVKTGPLTWRLDPLMDDQELDSRQSTGAVYWEGAVRVSRDGADVGRAYLELTGYADALRIGKE from the coding sequence ATGTGCGGCTTGTTGTGCGTGGTTGCTCTGACTGCGTCGAACGCTTTTGCTGCCGCGCCTGAATTTGCCGCGGTCACACCGGACCACGCGATCGCCTTGCCGCAGGACAGCGGTGCACACCCGGCGTTTCGCACCGAGTGGTGGTACGCGACGGGTTGGCTCACTACGCCGGACCACCAACCGATCGGGTTTCAGATCACCTTTTTCCGCTCGGCAACCGGACACGACAGCGCCGATCCGAGTGCCTTCGCGCCGTCGCAGTTGATCATCGCGCACGCCGCGTTGAGCGATCCGGCGCTCGGCCATCTTGCGCACGATCAGCGCATCGCGCGCGAAGGTTTCGGGCTCGCCTATGCAAAACCGGTTAATACCGACGTCAAACTCGACACCTGGAAAATCGTCCGCGCCGACGACGGCCACTACAACGTCACCGTCGATGCCAACGGCTTTTCACTGCATCTCATGCTGACGCCTTCTCAAGCGCCGTTGATTCAGGGCGAACGCGGCTATTCGCGCAAAGGTCCGAGGCCCGAGCAGGCGAGTTATTACTACAGCGAGCCTCAATTGCGCGTGAGCGGCAGTGTCGTGCGGCCGGTCGGCGCCGGCGCTTCATCGCGCGGCGACACGGCGGTGACCGGCATGGCGTGGCTCGATCACGAATGGTCGAGTACCTTGCTCGATGCGAATGCCGTCGGATGGGATTGGTTGGGCGCGAATCTCGCTGACGGCTCGGCTTTGATGGCGTTCAAAGTGCGTAGTCGCGATGGACATGCCATGTGGGCACACGCGGCGCTTCGCAAACCCGATGGTCAGGTAACGCAGTTCAGTCGCGATGAGGTGGATTTCACGCCGGTTCGTACGTGGCGTTCGCCGCGGACCAACACGTCGTACCCTGTCTCGATGTCGGTGAAAACGGGCCCGCTGACATGGCGACTCGATCCGTTAATGGACGACCAGGAACTGGATTCCCGGCAATCGACAGGTGCGGTGTACTGGGAAGGCGCAGTGCGCGTGAGCCGTGATGGCGCGGACGTGGGACGAGCGTATCTGGAACTGACGGGCTATGCGGATGCGCTGCGGATTGGCAAGGAGTAG
- the cyoB gene encoding cytochrome o ubiquinol oxidase subunit I: MFGKLSLDSIPYHEPIIMVTAVMIALGGATVLGLITYFGKWRYLWTEWLTSVDHKKIGVMYIVIALIMLFRGFADAIMMRLQQALAYANPGYLPPHHYDQVFTAHGVIMIFFMAMAFMIGLMNIIVPLQIGARDVAFPFINSLSFWMTAVSAILINISLVIGEFAQTGWLAYPPLSELQFSPGVGVDYYLWSLQLSGIGTLLTGVNFFATIVKMRAPGMTFMKMPVFTWTALCTNVLIMASFPILTVTLALLGLDRYLGMHFFTNDGGGNAMMYLNLIWAWGHPEVYILILPAFGIFSEVVATFAKKPLFGYKTMVWATCAIMVLSFLVWLHHFFTMGSGADVNAFFGIATMVIAIPTGVKVFNWLFTIYKGRLEFTPPILWTIGFMITFTIGGMTGVMMAIPGADFVLHNSLFLIAHFHNVIIGGVLFGYLAGFNYWFPKAFGFKLNAKLGKASFWFWQIGFWVAFTPLYVLGFMGMTRRINHYDNPLWHPWLILAAAGAGLIAIGIAFQVLQIVVSIRDRNLPENRDLTGDPWDGHTLEWAMSSPPPSYNFAIIPTVRKLDAFADMKADKSAQAKPVYRDIHMPSNTSAGLIAAMFSLVLGFAGVWHIWWLAIIGLVGSIGTVIVYSFQKNEGYYIPAAEVAAIEEKRSGAGAQLAMEVD; the protein is encoded by the coding sequence ATGTTCGGCAAACTCTCACTAGACTCGATTCCGTACCACGAGCCCATCATCATGGTCACGGCCGTGATGATCGCCCTCGGCGGTGCGACGGTGCTGGGTCTGATCACCTATTTCGGCAAGTGGCGCTACCTGTGGACCGAGTGGCTCACGTCGGTCGACCACAAGAAGATCGGTGTGATGTACATCGTGATCGCGCTGATCATGCTGTTCCGCGGCTTCGCGGACGCGATCATGATGCGTCTGCAACAGGCCCTCGCGTATGCGAACCCGGGCTACCTGCCGCCGCATCACTACGACCAGGTGTTCACGGCGCACGGCGTCATCATGATTTTCTTCATGGCTATGGCGTTCATGATCGGCCTGATGAACATCATCGTGCCGTTGCAGATCGGCGCGCGCGACGTAGCGTTCCCGTTCATCAACTCGCTGAGCTTCTGGATGACGGCAGTCAGCGCGATCCTGATCAACATCTCGCTGGTGATCGGTGAATTCGCGCAAACGGGCTGGCTGGCTTATCCGCCGCTGTCCGAATTGCAGTTCAGTCCGGGTGTCGGGGTCGACTATTACCTGTGGAGCTTGCAGCTCTCCGGTATCGGCACCTTGCTGACCGGCGTGAACTTCTTCGCGACGATCGTGAAGATGCGCGCCCCGGGCATGACCTTCATGAAGATGCCGGTGTTCACGTGGACCGCGCTGTGCACCAACGTGCTGATCATGGCGTCGTTCCCGATCCTGACCGTGACGCTCGCGCTGCTCGGTCTGGACCGTTACCTCGGCATGCACTTCTTCACGAACGACGGTGGCGGTAACGCCATGATGTACCTGAACCTGATCTGGGCATGGGGTCACCCTGAGGTGTACATCCTGATCCTGCCGGCGTTCGGTATTTTCTCGGAAGTCGTGGCGACCTTCGCCAAGAAGCCGCTGTTCGGCTACAAGACGATGGTGTGGGCGACCTGCGCGATCATGGTGCTGTCGTTCCTCGTGTGGCTGCATCACTTCTTCACGATGGGTTCGGGCGCCGACGTCAACGCGTTCTTCGGTATCGCCACGATGGTGATCGCGATTCCGACCGGCGTGAAGGTGTTCAACTGGCTGTTCACGATCTACAAGGGCCGTCTGGAATTCACGCCGCCGATCCTGTGGACCATCGGCTTCATGATCACCTTCACCATCGGCGGCATGACCGGCGTGATGATGGCGATCCCGGGCGCGGACTTCGTGCTGCATAACAGCCTGTTCCTGATCGCTCACTTCCACAACGTGATTATCGGTGGCGTGCTGTTCGGTTATCTGGCCGGCTTCAACTACTGGTTCCCGAAGGCGTTCGGCTTCAAGCTGAATGCAAAGCTGGGCAAGGCTTCGTTCTGGTTCTGGCAGATCGGTTTCTGGGTCGCGTTCACGCCGCTGTACGTGCTCGGCTTCATGGGCATGACGCGCCGTATCAACCACTACGACAACCCGCTGTGGCACCCGTGGCTGATCCTGGCCGCAGCTGGTGCGGGCCTGATCGCTATCGGTATCGCTTTCCAGGTGTTGCAGATCGTGGTCAGCATTCGCGATCGCAATTTGCCGGAGAACCGCGACCTCACGGGCGATCCGTGGGACGGCCATACGCTGGAATGGGCCATGAGCTCGCCGCCGCCGTCGTATAACTTCGCCATCATTCCGACGGTGCGCAAGCTGGACGCGTTCGCCGACATGAAGGCGGACAAGAGCGCGCAAGCCAAGCCGGTGTATCGCGACATTCACATGCCGTCGAACACGTCGGCGGGTCTGATCGCTGCGATGTTCTCGCTGGTCCTTGGCTTTGCCGGTGTCTGGCACATCTGGTGGCTGGCTATCATCGGTCTGGTCGGCTCGATCGGCACGGTGATTGTCTACAGCTTCCAGAAGAACGAAGGCTATTACATCCCGGCGGCTGAAGTCGCGGCGATCGAAGAGAAGCGCTCGGGCGCAGGCGCCCAGCTGGCGATGGAGGTGGATTGA
- the cyoC gene encoding cytochrome o ubiquinol oxidase subunit III, with protein sequence MSSNTINVGAAADAHHHDADHVPSHSVFGFWLYLMTDCIIFAALFAVFAVMGHQFAGGPTAKDLFEIPGVALETTMLLLSSITYGFAMLGAYKNRKGVLLFWLGVTFLLGLSFLVLELREFSHLIAEGAGPSRSAFLSSFFTLVGTHGLHVTFGLIWMVVLAIQVTRHRDLTERDMIRLTCLSLFWHFLDVVWIGVFTFVYLASVI encoded by the coding sequence ATGTCGAGCAATACAATTAACGTGGGCGCAGCCGCAGACGCGCATCACCACGACGCGGACCACGTGCCGTCGCATTCGGTGTTCGGTTTCTGGCTGTACCTGATGACCGACTGCATCATCTTCGCGGCGCTGTTTGCTGTGTTCGCGGTGATGGGCCACCAGTTCGCCGGCGGCCCGACCGCCAAGGACCTGTTCGAGATTCCGGGCGTCGCGCTGGAGACCACGATGCTGCTGCTGAGCAGTATCACGTATGGTTTCGCGATGCTGGGCGCGTACAAGAACCGTAAGGGCGTGTTGCTCTTCTGGCTCGGCGTAACGTTCCTGCTCGGTCTGTCGTTCCTGGTGCTGGAATTGCGCGAGTTCTCGCACCTGATCGCCGAAGGCGCGGGTCCGAGCCGTAGCGCGTTCCTGTCGTCGTTCTTCACGCTGGTCGGCACGCACGGTCTGCACGTCACGTTCGGCCTGATCTGGATGGTGGTGCTCGCCATTCAGGTAACGCGGCACCGCGACCTGACCGAACGCGACATGATTCGCCTGACGTGCCTGAGCCTTTTCTGGCACTTTCTGGACGTCGTGTGGATCGGCGTTTTCACCTTTGTCTATCTTGCGAGCGTGATCTAA
- a CDS encoding FtsX-like permease family protein gives MSANPRQPLRMQGHRVLARWLLGAEWRSHRGRALVAIATIALGVALGYAVQLINSAAFNEFSAAARSLSGEADLQVRGAQAWFDESVYPRLADQPGVALASPVLALDVTVPGQNAALPLLGIDVFKAGRIAPDLIGVPSTERPFDTLASDTVFLSAAAQQWLNVKTGDLLALQSGTAIVRFRVAGGLVRTRPGQRLAVMDIAAAQWKFGKLGKLSRVDVQLERGVNRERFKQDLQTQLGSRWVIAETRDAESRTDRLSRAYRINMNVLALVALFTGAFLVFSTQALGVVRRRAQFAMLRVLGLTRGQLLRQILMEGALLGLLGALSGLALGYALASGALRFFGSDLGGGYFPGVQPQISFEPFATALFLTLGIAVSVLGSLAPALEAARARPAAALKAGSEEGALARLATPWPALLCLLGAAVLTQMPPWFDTPIGGYLAVALLLVGGIALMPRVTALVFGAASRAFASRRRAGAASTLALARLANAPGHASIAIGGVLSSFALIVAMAIMVASFRVSVEDWLVHLLSADLYVRVAPNGDTGGMRPDEQALVAAVPGIRTAAFSRTARLTLDPARPDVVMLAREIDAADPGANLQMTGAVLSPADFHAGEMPIWVSEAMVDLYGYKLGQRVRLPLGKTTGQVFVVAGVWRDYVRQTGAIQIRLADYRRLTADTSATEVAVTVQPGQPVERVMAGLRALPFGASLELAQPGEIRAHTLVIFDRSFAVTYLLEAVAIVIGLFGVAATFSAQTLARAREFGMLRHVGVTRSQVLGILALEGGMLTACGIAMGFVLGFAISLILVFVVNPQSFHWTMSLHVPWTALATVALVMLASSCSTAVIAGRGAVSVNAVRAVKEDW, from the coding sequence ATGTCCGCTAACCCGCGCCAACCGCTGCGCATGCAAGGACATCGCGTGCTCGCGCGCTGGTTACTGGGCGCGGAATGGCGCAGTCATCGCGGCCGCGCACTGGTTGCGATTGCAACGATCGCGCTCGGCGTGGCGCTCGGCTACGCGGTGCAGTTGATCAACAGCGCGGCGTTCAACGAATTTTCCGCGGCGGCCCGCAGCCTTTCCGGCGAGGCCGATTTGCAGGTGCGCGGCGCGCAAGCCTGGTTCGACGAGTCCGTCTACCCGCGACTCGCCGACCAACCCGGCGTGGCGCTCGCCAGTCCCGTGCTGGCGCTCGATGTCACCGTGCCGGGCCAGAACGCCGCCCTGCCGTTGCTCGGTATCGATGTATTCAAGGCCGGCCGTATCGCGCCCGATCTGATCGGCGTGCCCTCGACGGAGCGCCCGTTCGATACGCTCGCGTCCGATACGGTGTTCCTCTCCGCAGCCGCACAACAATGGCTCAACGTAAAAACCGGCGATCTGCTCGCGCTGCAAAGCGGCACGGCGATCGTGCGTTTTCGCGTCGCGGGTGGCCTGGTCAGGACGCGGCCGGGTCAGCGGCTCGCGGTGATGGATATCGCCGCGGCGCAGTGGAAATTCGGCAAGCTCGGCAAGCTGTCGCGCGTCGACGTGCAACTCGAACGCGGCGTGAATCGCGAACGCTTCAAACAGGATCTGCAGACGCAACTCGGCAGCCGCTGGGTGATCGCCGAAACACGCGATGCCGAAAGCCGCACGGATCGCCTGTCGCGCGCTTACCGGATCAACATGAATGTGCTGGCGCTGGTCGCGTTGTTCACCGGCGCGTTTCTGGTGTTTTCGACCCAGGCGTTAGGCGTCGTGCGACGGCGCGCGCAGTTCGCCATGTTGCGCGTGCTGGGCCTGACGCGCGGTCAACTGCTGCGTCAGATCCTGATGGAAGGCGCGCTGCTTGGCCTGCTCGGCGCGCTGTCCGGACTCGCGCTCGGCTATGCGTTGGCGAGCGGCGCGCTGCGGTTTTTCGGCAGCGATCTGGGCGGTGGTTATTTTCCCGGCGTGCAGCCTCAAATCAGTTTCGAACCGTTCGCGACCGCGTTGTTTCTGACGCTCGGCATTGCCGTGTCGGTATTGGGTAGCCTCGCGCCGGCTTTGGAGGCGGCCCGCGCGCGACCCGCGGCGGCGCTCAAGGCCGGTTCCGAAGAAGGCGCGTTGGCGCGGCTCGCCACACCGTGGCCCGCGTTGCTGTGTTTGCTGGGCGCCGCCGTGCTCACGCAGATGCCGCCGTGGTTCGATACACCGATCGGCGGCTATCTGGCGGTCGCGTTGCTGCTGGTCGGCGGCATTGCGTTGATGCCGCGTGTGACCGCGCTGGTGTTCGGTGCGGCGAGCCGCGCTTTCGCCTCGCGACGTCGTGCCGGTGCCGCGAGTACGCTGGCGCTGGCGCGTCTTGCGAATGCGCCTGGCCATGCGTCGATTGCCATAGGCGGGGTGTTGTCGAGCTTCGCGCTGATCGTCGCGATGGCGATCATGGTGGCGAGCTTCCGCGTTTCCGTCGAAGACTGGCTGGTCCATCTGCTGTCCGCCGATCTGTATGTACGGGTCGCGCCGAACGGTGACACCGGCGGCATGCGGCCGGATGAGCAGGCGCTTGTCGCCGCCGTGCCCGGCATCAGGACGGCCGCGTTCTCGCGCACCGCGCGTCTCACGCTCGATCCGGCACGACCGGACGTCGTGATGCTCGCCCGCGAAATCGACGCCGCCGATCCCGGCGCGAATTTACAGATGACGGGCGCAGTGCTGAGCCCCGCGGATTTTCACGCGGGTGAAATGCCGATCTGGGTATCCGAAGCCATGGTCGATCTGTATGGCTACAAGCTGGGACAACGTGTGCGATTGCCGCTCGGCAAAACAACGGGACAGGTGTTCGTGGTGGCGGGCGTATGGCGCGACTACGTGCGTCAGACCGGCGCGATTCAGATCCGGCTCGCCGACTACCGTCGCCTGACTGCCGACACGAGCGCAACCGAGGTCGCGGTCACCGTTCAACCCGGCCAGCCAGTTGAACGCGTTATGGCGGGGCTCCGCGCTCTGCCCTTTGGCGCGTCGCTGGAGCTTGCGCAACCGGGTGAAATCCGCGCGCATACGCTGGTCATCTTCGACCGAAGTTTCGCGGTCACGTATCTTCTCGAGGCGGTCGCGATTGTGATCGGCTTGTTCGGCGTGGCCGCGACGTTCTCCGCGCAAACGCTCGCGCGGGCGCGTGAGTTCGGCATGCTGCGGCACGTCGGCGTAACCCGTTCGCAGGTGCTTGGCATTCTCGCGCTCGAAGGCGGCATGCTCACGGCCTGCGGTATCGCGATGGGCTTCGTACTGGGTTTTGCGATCAGCCTGATTCTGGTGTTCGTGGTCAATCCGCAATCGTTTCATTGGACCATGTCGCTGCATGTACCGTGGACGGCGCTGGCCACCGTCGCGCTGGTGATGCTGGCGTCGTCGTGTTCGACGGCGGTGATCGCGGGACGCGGCGCGGTGTCGGTGAATGCCGTGCGCGCGGTGAAGGAGGATTGGTGA
- the cyoA gene encoding ubiquinol oxidase subunit II has translation MKGKTLRGSIGFLSTSLVLLLSGCSNLDILNPKGSVGLAERELIATSTWAMLIVVIPVIALTLLFAWRYRASNKSADYQPGWTHSTGVEIAIWTIPTLIILFLAVLTWKTTHELDPYKPLESQVKPINVEVVALDWKWLFIYPDLGIASVNQLAIPVGTPVNFVITSDTVMNSFFIPQLGGQIYAMAGMQTRLHLIADEAGNFAGQSANFSGKGFSDMKFRTLASSPEEFNAWVAKVRASSDNLSMDRYHTVSAPSEKDPVRYFSSVDPKLFHNIIARYNNGNVIDNMNDANCAPKGKG, from the coding sequence ATGAAAGGAAAGACTCTGCGGGGGTCGATCGGTTTCCTGTCCACGAGCCTCGTGTTGTTGCTCTCGGGTTGCAGCAACCTCGATATTTTGAATCCGAAGGGGAGCGTGGGTCTGGCGGAACGCGAGCTGATCGCAACGTCCACCTGGGCCATGCTGATCGTCGTCATTCCGGTGATTGCGCTGACGCTGCTGTTCGCGTGGCGTTATCGCGCGTCGAACAAGAGCGCGGACTATCAACCGGGCTGGACCCATTCGACCGGTGTTGAAATCGCCATCTGGACGATTCCGACGCTGATCATTCTGTTCCTCGCTGTCCTGACGTGGAAGACCACGCACGAACTCGATCCGTACAAGCCGCTCGAGTCGCAGGTCAAGCCGATCAACGTCGAAGTCGTCGCACTCGACTGGAAGTGGCTGTTCATCTATCCGGACCTCGGTATTGCGTCCGTGAACCAGCTGGCGATTCCGGTCGGCACGCCGGTGAACTTCGTGATCACGTCCGACACGGTGATGAACTCGTTCTTCATTCCGCAACTCGGCGGTCAGATCTACGCCATGGCCGGCATGCAAACGCGTCTGCATCTGATCGCGGACGAAGCCGGCAATTTCGCGGGCCAGTCGGCCAACTTCAGCGGCAAGGGCTTCTCGGACATGAAGTTCCGCACGCTCGCTTCGTCGCCGGAAGAGTTCAACGCGTGGGTCGCGAAAGTACGCGCTTCGTCGGACAACCTCAGCATGGACCGCTACCACACGGTATCGGCGCCGAGCGAGAAGGACCCGGTGCGCTACTTCTCGTCGGTCGATCCGAAGCTCTTTCACAACATCATTGCCCGATACAACAACGGTAACGTCATCGACAACATGAATGACGCTAACTGTGCGCCAAAGGGTAAGGGGTAA
- a CDS encoding ABC transporter ATP-binding protein: MPDDEDVVPALECRGLSKTYGTGRIVLAQLDFILRPGEFVAIMGDSGVGKSTLLNLIAGLDSADSGDVIIDGSPVARLDDNAATRLRRQKLGFVFQAFHVLPHLTLAQNVALPLLLNGLPTDGALDMLAAVGLSGRGDDFSRQLSGGELQRVAIARALVHRPKLILADEPTGNLDPDTAHDVLGLFRAQSKATGAATIMVTHSEAAAAVADRILILSEGGLHALAGRPTLEGLESGSESGSGQARVPARSSGHVR; the protein is encoded by the coding sequence ATGCCTGATGATGAAGACGTCGTTCCCGCACTCGAGTGCCGTGGCCTCAGCAAGACCTACGGCACCGGACGCATCGTGCTGGCGCAGCTCGACTTCATACTCAGACCTGGTGAATTCGTCGCGATCATGGGCGACTCGGGTGTCGGTAAATCGACGCTGCTCAATCTGATCGCCGGCCTCGACAGCGCGGATAGTGGCGACGTGATCATCGACGGCAGTCCCGTCGCGCGCCTCGACGACAACGCGGCGACCCGTCTGCGTCGGCAGAAACTCGGCTTCGTGTTTCAGGCGTTTCATGTGTTGCCGCATCTGACGCTGGCGCAGAACGTCGCGCTGCCGCTGCTGCTCAACGGGTTACCCACGGACGGCGCGCTCGACATGCTCGCGGCGGTCGGATTGAGCGGACGTGGCGACGATTTTTCGCGGCAACTCTCCGGCGGCGAACTACAACGCGTGGCGATTGCGCGTGCGCTCGTGCATCGCCCGAAACTGATTCTCGCCGACGAACCTACCGGCAATCTCGATCCCGATACCGCGCACGACGTGCTCGGTCTGTTCCGCGCGCAAAGCAAGGCGACCGGCGCGGCCACCATCATGGTCACGCACTCGGAAGCCGCGGCGGCGGTGGCCGATCGCATCCTGATTCTTAGCGAGGGGGGTTTGCATGCGTTGGCGGGACGGCCGACGCTGGAGGGCTTAGAGTCCGGCTCAGAGTCCGGCTCGGGCCAGGCTCGCGTCCCCGCGCGCTCCTCCGGCCATGTCCGCTAA